In Mycobacterium sp. Aquia_213, the sequence CGGGCGATGCCGCCAGCGCGAGCAGTCGCTGCGGGTCGGGCGTGACCGGACCGACGGTCAGGTAGCCATCGACGGCTGCCGCGGGCGTCGCGACGTCGTCTAGGAACAGGCTGCCGGTGCCCAGGCCGCAGGCGTGCCGCAGGCGCGGTAATGCCGCCGCGGCGGTCAGCCCGGCGGCGATGCCCACCGCCGAGTCGAGCGCGCTGGAGACCACCACCGGGATGTCGATCTGCGCGGCGATGTCCAGCAGCGCCGAAACCCCGCCCAGCGGAGCGACTTTGAGCACCGCGATGTCGGCGGCGCCGGCGCGGACCACGGCCAACGGGTCGTCGGCCTTGCGGATGCTTTCGTCGGCGGCGATCGGCACGTCCGGCATGTCGGGGTGCCGCCGCAGCTCGGCCAGCTCGTCGACGGTGGCGCAGGGCTGCTCGAGGTATTCCAGCGGGCCGTCGGCGGTCAGGGCCGCCGCGGCCCGCACTGCCTGCTCGACCGTCCAGCCGCCATTGGCATCCACCCGCACCGTCGAGACCAGTTCGCGCACCGCGTTGACCCGGGCGACGTCGTCGGCCAGCGTCTGCCCGGGCTCGGCGACCTTGACCTTGGCGGTCCCCGCGCCCGGAAAGCGCGCCAACACCTCGCTGACCTGCGCGGCGGGCACGGCCGGCACGGTCGCGTTGATCGGGATGCGCTCGCGGTGCACCGGCACCGCCGGCCGGTAGGCGCCTTCGATGCCCGACGCCAGCCACGCCGAGGCCTCCGCTGGCCCGTATTCCACGAAAGCCCCGAATTCGCCCCACCCGACCGGGCCCTCGATCAGCGCGACCTCGCGGGTGGTGATGCCGCGAAACCGCACCCGCATCGGCAGCGCCACCACGTGCAGGTGCTCCAACAGATCGCTTAAGGCGGGCCTCACTGGCCGTAGACCTGGCGGCCCGCCAGATACGTCGCGCGCACGTCGAGGTCGGCGATCTGCTCGGGCGGGACCGTGCGGGGATCGGCCGACAGCACCACCAGGTCCGCGTACTTGCCGACCTCGAGCGAGCCGACGACGTCGTCGGCGAACAGCTGCCAGGCCGCGTCGATGGTCTGGGCGCGGATCGCCTGTTCGACCGTCAGGCGCTCTTCGGGTGCCAGCACCCGGCCGCTCGGCGCCATCCGGGTCACGGCCACGCTGATGTTGCGCAGCGGCTCCTCCGGAGTGACCGGCGGGTCATTGTGCAACGAGATGCGCATCCCGGTGGCCACCGCGGATCCTGCCGGCATCCAACGGGATCCGCGCTCCTCGCCGAACAGCCCGTCGACGATGACGTCACCCCAGTAGTGGATCTGGTCGACGAAGATACTGCAGGTCACGCCGAGGTCGGCGGCTCGCTGCAGCTGCTCGGGCCGGATGGCGCCGACGTGCTCGAGCCGCAGCCGATGGTCGTCGCGCGGATTGTTGCGCAACGCCTCTTCGTAGACGTCGAGGATGGTGTCGACGCCGGCGTCGCCCTGCACATGGCAGGCCATCTGCCAGCCCAGCGGGAAGTACGCGCCGACGATCTCGCGCAACTGTTCGGCGGTGTAGTTGGCGCACCCGCACGAACCGGGTGGGATGCCGATCGAGCGGGTGGCCTCGGTGTCCAGGTAGGGAAAGGACAGGGCGATGTTGCCGATCCACGGCGAACCGTCCACCCAGATCTTGATGCCGACCTGACGCATGATGTCGTCGCCCTGGCCGGGCGTGGCGGCGGTGGACATCTGCGGGTTGGAGACCTCGTAGGTGCGCAGCCGGACCGTCAGCTGGTTGTGCAGCTGGGAGACCAGCGGCCCGAAGTTCGGGTCGAACGCCATCTCCGAACAGGTGGTCAGCCCGGCCCGGTTGAGCCGGGCACACTCGGCGAGCAGCATCCCCGGGTAGCTGTCGGCCGAGATCGCGCCACCGAGCAGCGGGAACACCGCGGCGATCTCCTCGGCGGTGCCGTCGAGGTCGCCGTTGGCGTCGCGGCCGTACTTGGCGCCCTTGGGGTCCGGGGTGTCGCGGGTCAGTCCGTTGAGCTGCGCGGCGTGCGAGTTGAAGTAGGCCTTGTGCCCCGAGTTGTGGATGATCACCAGCGGACCGTCCGGGGCGATGTCGTCGAGCCAGGCCAGCGTCGGGTCGGGCAGGCCCGACTGCAGCAGCGCGTCCCAGCCGTTCAGGTAGGCGCCGGTCGATCCCCGCCGCGCGACCTCTGTGCGGATCGCGGCGACGACGTCGTCGGGGCCGGAGATGGTGACCGGGCGGATGTCGATGATGCGGTCCGACAGCGCGACGGCCTCCATCAACGGATGACCGTGTGCCTCGATGAATCCCGGCATCACGCAACCGTCGCCGACGTCGACGGTTTGGGTGTCGGCGCCGATGAATTCGGCGACCTCCGAGCGACTGCCGACGGCGATGATGCGGCCATCGGCAATGGCGAGCGCCTCGGCCGTGGGCCGTGCGTCGTCGACGGTCAGGATGGTTCCGGTAACGACGAGATCTGCCTGCGCCATGAGCCCAGAGCCTAGTGATGGTTGCGGTGTGTCAGGGTCTTGCTGACCCGAATTGCAACACGTTCTAGTCTGACGCTATGAGTGACGATCTGTTGCGCCATCCGACCCATAACGGCCATCTGCTGGTGGGCGCGCTCAAGCGCCACAAGAACCGCCCGGTGCTGTTCCTCGGCGACACCACGCTGACCGGAGGACAACTGGCCGAGCGGATCAGCCAGTACACCCAGGCGTTCGAGGCGCTCGGCGCCGGCACCGGTGTCACGGTGGGGCTGCTGGCGCTGAATCGTCCCGAGGTGCTGATGATCCTCGGCGCCAGTCAGACCCAGGGCTACCGGCGCACCGCGCTGCATCCGCTCGGCTCGCTGGATGACCACGCCTACGTGTTGTCCGACTGCGGTGCCAGCGCGCTGATCGTCGACCCCAACCCGGCGTTCGTCGAGCGGGCGTTGGGGCTGCTGGAAAAGGTCGACTCGCTCAAGCAGATCCTGACGATCGGCCCGGTTCCCGAGGCCCTCAGGGGGGTGGCCGTTGACCTCTCGGCGGAGGCAGCCAAGTACGAGCCCAAGCCGCTGGTGGTTGCCGAACTGCCGCCGGACCACATCGGCGGTATGGCCTATACCGGCGGCACCACCGGCAAGCCCAAGGGCGTGCTGGGGACCACCGGGAACATCGCCGCCATGACCCAGATTCAGCTGGCCGAATGGGAGTGGCCGGAGACCCCCCGGTTCCTGATGTGCACGCCGCTGTCGCACGCCGGCGCGGCCTTTTTCACGCCGACGGTGGTCAAGGGCGGCGAGATGGTCGTGCTGAGCAAGTTCGACCCGGCCGAGGTGCTGAAAACGATTGAAGAGCAGAAGATTACGGCCACCATGCTGGTGCCGTCGATGCTCTATGCGCTGATGGATCATCCGGATTCGCAGACCCGCGATCTGTCCTCGCTGGAGACCGTCTACTACGGCGCCTCGGCGATGAACCCGGTGCGGTTGGCCGAGGCGATCCGGCGGTTCGGCCCGATCTTCGCCCAGTATTACGGCCAGTCCGAGGCGCCGATGGCGATCACCTACCTGCCCAAGGCCGATCACGACGAGAAGCGGCTGACGTCATGCGGCCGCCCGACGCTGTTCGCCCGGGTAGCGCTGCTGGGTGAGGACGGCCAGCCGGTACCGCAGGGCGAGCCGGGCGAGATCTGTGTCAGCGGACCGCTGCTGGCGGGTGGCTACTGGAACCTGCCGGAGGCGACGGCCGAGACGTTCAAGGACGGCTGGCTGCACACCGGCGATATGGCGCGCGAGGACGAGGACGGCTTCTACTTCATCGTCGACCGGGTCAAGGACATGATCGTCACCGGCGGCTTCAACGTCTTCCCCCGCGAGGTCGAGGACGTCATCGCCGAGCACGCGGCCGTCGCGCAGGTGTGCGTCGTCGGGACCCCGGACGACAAGTGGGGCGAGGCCGTCACCGCGGTGGTGGTGCTGCGCGCCGACGCTGCGACCGACGACGCCGCGATCGAGGCGATGACCGCCGAGATCCAGGCCGCGGTCAAGGAGCGCAAGGGTTCGGTGCAGGCGCCCAAGCGGGTGGAGATTGTCGACGCGCTGCCGCTGACCGGGCTGGGCAAGCCGGACAAGAAGGCCGTGCGGGCGCGATTCTGGGAAGGCGCCGGCCGCGCCGTCGGCTAGTGATTCTCCTCGAGTGCGCGGCTGGCCGCACACTCGGCGCGCACGAGGCGGCGATCCCCGCGACCTGCTAGCCGAGCAGGGCGAACCGGAGGCTGGCGCCGTCAAACGTTCCCATGCTGACTCCATCGGGCGATTACCTCGCCGGCGAAGTCAAGCAACTCGTCAAGGCTGGGGAACATTGCGAAGGCATCCACGATCGCCTCATCAGCACCGGACCCGGCGAGGCGCTCGAGCCTGCCGGCAACCGAGTCAACGGACGTGCCCGGTTCGAGGTTGATCCGCATAGCTGTCTTCAGCCCGTCGGGATCGCGGCCGGCGTCCTGTGCCGCACGACGCGCGATCGACCACAAGTGGTCGAAAGAGTCCTGCGGCACTTCGACCCCGAGCCAGCCAGTGCCGCTGCGACCGACCCGGCGCATCGCGGCCTCGCTGGCACCGCCGATCCAGATGGGCGGACCGCCCGCCTGGACCGGGCGCAGGTCAGCATGGACCGGCGGCAGCGAGAAGAATTCGCTGTCCCAGGACACCGGGGTGGTTGTCCACCACTCGTGCAGGAACGCGAGCAGGTCATCGAGCATCTGCCCACGCCGGCGCCAGTCCGCGCCGCGGGCGATGTCGAGTTCGTCCTTCATCCACCCGACTCCCACGCCGACGTCGAGGCGACCGTCGCTGAGCACGTCAAGTGTGGTCAGCTGCCGGGCCAGGTGCGTTGGCTCGTAGTAGAACGTGTTGAGCGTGCTGGCGTTCAGCCGAACCCGGCTGGTCGCCGTCGCGGCGACGGTCCACAGCAGCACCGGATCGAGGTTACGGGTCATCTGCGGCGGGTAGGGCTTCTCGCCGGGATAGGTGCCTTGCATGTTGACCGGGGTGACGAACCGATCCCCGACCCACAACGAGTCGTAGCCCAGGTCCTCCAGTCCGCGGCAGAACGCGTTCAGACCAGCGGCGCTGCTGACCGCAGGTCCGACGAAGGGAATGACGAAACCAAGCTTCATCGCGAGAATCCTCTCCTAGCAGACGCATCGTCTGCTCACGTCGATATCGGTTCGGTGACCATCCACCACGGTGTGGGCGCGCGGCACCTTTGCTGCTTCACTGCTTGGGTCGGCGGCAGTGCAGTTCAGCCCGAGGCGGTGACAGCCAGGGCGAAATCGAGGTTGCCCACCCCGTGCTTGGCGAGACCCACCGCGACCAGCCCCATTCCCTCCAGCCAATGCGCCATCGTCAAGCCGCCGACGTCCAGCGGGCGCAGGCCGAGGGTCTTGATGAACTCCGCCACGTGTGCCTTGGCGTGTGCGTCGTCGCCGGCGAAGAAGACGTCGAGCGGCCGGCCTTTGGCCAGGACAACTTGGAAGATGGTGTTGAATGCCTTCACCACGCTGGCGCTGGCCGGGGCGGCCTCGGCGACTTCCTGCGCGATCGAGGTGTCATCGGGGATGGCGAGCCCGTCGGCCGCGGAATTGAAGGGGTTGCTGATGTCGACGATCACCTTGCCTGCCAGGGCGTCTCCATACTGTGTGACAACCGGCACGACAGTGGCGTACAACAGGGCCACGACGACGATGTCGCCGGCTGGGACGGCGCCGAACTCTCCCGTCGTGGCCTTGCCGCCGAGAGCCTTGGCCAGGTCGGCGGCCTTGGACTGATCGCGGCCGATGACCTCGACGGTGTTGCCGCCCGCGACCGCCAGCGCGCCGATGGCGCGGGCCATGTTCCCGGTGCCGATGATGCTGATGCTGCTCATGAGATGTCCTATCTTCTTGGCTTTCGATTGGAAAAAGGCTGACTCCTCCACCAATCTCGATTTATTGATGACTCAATCGATCGAGGAAGCGTGGCGGCGGACGGAACCGAACTGGCTGAGCCCTCGTGCCGCGCCGGGCTGGCGGGGCGGCGTTCGTCGCTACTCCCCGTTCGTACGAAGTTCCCAGGGCTGCATTCCGAGGAGACCAGCGAGGTGCCTCTGCATCTGTACGGCGGACGGCAGCGGGCGCCACCAGATGGTCACCTCGGCGATCTTGCCGTCCGCATCGAGCAGGAATCTGTCCATCCCGTTGACCACGGTGTCTTCGATCTGCAGCCGGAAGTACGCGGCGTGGTGCGTCTCGCCGGTGAGGACTTCCTTGTACTTGAGGTCGGCCGCCCCGCCGATCCCTCGCATGGCTTCCAGGACTGCCTCGCGGCCGACGACTGGCTCATCACCGAGCGGGCTGTTCAGCACTACGTCCTCGGCCAGGATGCCGAAAAGAGCGTCTTTGTCTGCACCGCTGTGCATGCAGTCGACGAAGGATTCCACGGTGTCGCGGTGCGGGGCGAAGGTGGTCATGGTTACTCCTTATGTCCGTTGTCGATCACTCAGATCACTGTGGTGCCGCCGTCGACCACCAGCTCCATGCCATTGACGTAGCTCGAGTCGTCGGAGGCGAGGAATAACGCGGCCGACGCGATCTCCTCAGGGCGGCCCATCTCTCGCCGCGGGATCACGGACTCGAACTGCGCCTTCGCCTCCTCGTCCATCACCTTCTCCAACATCGGCGAGGCGACCTGGCCAGGGGTCAGCACGTTCACCCGGATCTTCCTGTCCCTCAACTCGGACACCCACACCCGTGCGTAGGCGGGCAGCACGGCCTTGCTTCCGGCGTACACACTCCAATCGGGATAGCCCCGAAGCGATGCGTTTGACCCGGTCATGAAGATCGAGCCGCCATCGTTGAACAGCGGCAGCGCCTTTTGGACCGTGAACAACGTGCCGCGCGCGTTCAACCCGAAGGCGGCATCGAAGTCCTCCTCGGTGATCTCGCCGAGCTTGGCCTGCTTGCCCACCCCGGCGCTCGCCCACAACACGTCGATCGCGCCCTTTTCCTGCTTGACCGTGTCGAACAACCGGTCCAGATCGGCGAGGTCGGCCGAATCACCCTGCACGCCGGTCACATTCCGCCCGATCAGTTCGACGGCCTGGTCCAGCTCGTCCTTCCGCCGGCCCGTGATGAAGACGTGAGCCCCTTCCTCAACGAACAACTTGGCACCGGCCAGCGCCATACCACTTGTCGCGCCCGTGATCACCGCGACCTTGCCATCGAGTTTTCCCACGATTACTCCATTCATTGGATAGTCCTGATGTTATGTACACCGCTCTGAGTACTTAACGTACGCGACAGCGATATGGGATGCAAGCTATGCACACCGATCCGTACCCAACTGGGCTACGCTGGGCGTATGGCGGAGTTAGAGAAGGGGCCGCGAGGCTTGCGCCGCGGCAGGGGCGCACGAGAGCGCATCCTCAGCGCTTCACGACAACTGTTCCGCGATCAAGGCATCAACGGCACCGGCCTGGACCAGCTCTGCGCGGTGGCCCAGGTATCCAAGCGCACGTTTTACCAGCACTTCACCGGCAAGGACGAGCTGATCGCCGAACACCTACGCCGATTCGACCCCGACGTCCTGCCCGAGGTGTTCGACCGCACCGACCTCACACCGCGCGACCGGCTCCTCGCCGCCTTCGACATCCACGCGCCGCTGTGCCCGTTCATCGCGGCGGCCGTCGAAATCCACGACCCGGGCCACCCCGCACGCATTCGTGCCCGCGACTACAAGAAGGCCTTTGCCGCGCGGCTCACCGACACGGCGCGCGAAGCCGGCGCCACCAACCCCGAACAGCTCGGCGAACAACTGGCGTTGCTCCTGGATGGCGCCTCGGCCCGCAACCGAGTCCTCAACACCGAAACCTTCGCCACCGCCGCCGCCATCGCAGCCGTCCTCATCGACAACGCCATCCCCCCGCCAGCGGCACCGCCCGACGCAGGCCGGAACCTGTCAACCGGGACGGTTCCGCGTGCCGGATGCGGCGGCGAGCTCAGCCGAAGTTGACGATCGCCAACTGGAACGCAAGCTACAGATGAATCCGTCTCCTCGTCTCCGGTTCCGCAGCTTGGCGGAGCACTCCGTGTGCGGTGGCCTCGCCACCTCATCCCGTCGGCGCCGAGGGTTCCTTGACCGCCTCTACGGAAACGGTGATCTCGACCGTGTCCCCGACCAGCGGGCCGCCTCCGGATAGCACGGGGGTGTCCATCAGGACGCCGAAATCACTACGCTTCAGCTTGATCACACCTTCGAACCCGGCCACCTCACCGCGACCCATGCCCGGGCTCACGCCGAGAAACGAGAACGCCAGTGGTATGCGTTTGGTGGTTCCGCGCAGGGTGAAATCAGCCACAAGCACCCAGTCGTCCTTCCCGGTGCCCTGCATGTCGACCGAGACGAGGGTGGCGGTGGGGAACTCGTCGGCCCCGAAGATGTCGGGTGCCCGTAGGTGCTGGTCGCGGTCCGGGTTGCCGGTATTCACCGACCCGACCGCTACCGTGACCGCAACGCTCGGAGTTCCGTTCTCGGGCACCGTGATCGCACCGGAGAAGTCCTCGAATCGCCCACGTACCCTACCGACCACCAGGTGGCGGACCGAGAACGTGATGGAAGAGTGGACGGGGTCGATCGTCCACGTGCCGGGGGTGAGATCCCGCCCAGCAGTCGAGTCCACCTGGATGCTCTTTTCGAGCTCCGAAGGTAGTTCGTAGAGATTGCGCAAGACCAGAGCGTTGCGGGCTTGGATGAGTACACCGCCCTCGTCGATACGTCCGAGTTCGATCGGGGCGAAGCCGAGATCGGTGCACAGCCCGGCTACCAGCGCGCTCGCCGCGGAGTCGTTGCTGGACACGAAGACTACGCGTCTGCCGAACTCGGACGAGCGCTTCTCGGCGAGCTGCGTGGCGGCGGTTTGGTTGAACGACTTGACCACCGCGGCGCCGGGGAAGGCCTCGGCATTGAAATCAGTCGACAGGCGGCCGCCGAGGATTTTCTCGGAGTTGGGCACCAGAAACGCGTTCGCCGCGTCGACGACGATCTTGCCGGACCAGTCTGCGCGGCGCCGACCCAATTCGCGGACCTGCAAGAACGGTATGGCCAGGATGATCACGTCCGCATCCAGGGCTGTGTCGAGGGTGACCGGCGTGATCGAGGCGGACAGTTCGGTGACGTCGATCGTCTCCGGACCTCGCGTGTTGGCGAAGAGTGCCGGGACGTGGTGGTCGGAGAACCGTTGCGCCAGAACCGTTCCGATGCTGCCGGTGCCCACGATGGCGTACTGCACAGCGCTGGTCATCGCACGACCTCCGAAGTCCGAGCGGCTGCGATAAAGACCGCCAGTGCCAGGAACACGGCGTTCACGGGCCACTGCTTGTACTCCGCACGTCGACCGTGGAATACCGCCGCGCCCACCTGCAGCAGCGCGAGGCCCACAGCTGCGGCCGGCGTCAGGATGGACGCGATTCCGGTGAGCCAGGGGAGGATAAGACCGAGAGCGCCGGCCACCTCGACGCCGCCGATGAGTTTGAGCGACGTCGCGGACAACGCCTCAGCGGCAGCAGCCATGGCGGGGTTCTTCGCCAGGCGCTCCTTCGGCGTCAACAGCTTGGTGCCACCGGCGAAAAGATATGCGGCGGCGAGTAATCCGGACGCGACCCATACCGCGATGTTCACGTGTGCTCCTCGAAAACGTAT encodes:
- a CDS encoding TIGR03619 family F420-dependent LLM class oxidoreductase, which codes for MKLGFVIPFVGPAVSSAAGLNAFCRGLEDLGYDSLWVGDRFVTPVNMQGTYPGEKPYPPQMTRNLDPVLLWTVAATATSRVRLNASTLNTFYYEPTHLARQLTTLDVLSDGRLDVGVGVGWMKDELDIARGADWRRRGQMLDDLLAFLHEWWTTTPVSWDSEFFSLPPVHADLRPVQAGGPPIWIGGASEAAMRRVGRSGTGWLGVEVPQDSFDHLWSIARRAAQDAGRDPDGLKTAMRINLEPGTSVDSVAGRLERLAGSGADEAIVDAFAMFPSLDELLDFAGEVIARWSQHGNV
- a CDS encoding SDR family NAD(P)-dependent oxidoreductase: MGKLDGKVAVITGATSGMALAGAKLFVEEGAHVFITGRRKDELDQAVELIGRNVTGVQGDSADLADLDRLFDTVKQEKGAIDVLWASAGVGKQAKLGEITEEDFDAAFGLNARGTLFTVQKALPLFNDGGSIFMTGSNASLRGYPDWSVYAGSKAVLPAYARVWVSELRDRKIRVNVLTPGQVASPMLEKVMDEEAKAQFESVIPRREMGRPEEIASAALFLASDDSSYVNGMELVVDGGTTVI
- a CDS encoding nuclear transport factor 2 family protein — encoded protein: MTTFAPHRDTVESFVDCMHSGADKDALFGILAEDVVLNSPLGDEPVVGREAVLEAMRGIGGAADLKYKEVLTGETHHAAYFRLQIEDTVVNGMDRFLLDADGKIAEVTIWWRPLPSAVQMQRHLAGLLGMQPWELRTNGE
- a CDS encoding DoxX family protein, which gives rise to MNIAVWVASGLLAAAYLFAGGTKLLTPKERLAKNPAMAAAAEALSATSLKLIGGVEVAGALGLILPWLTGIASILTPAAAVGLALLQVGAAVFHGRRAEYKQWPVNAVFLALAVFIAAARTSEVVR
- a CDS encoding o-succinylbenzoate synthase, with the protein product MRVRFRGITTREVALIEGPVGWGEFGAFVEYGPAEASAWLASGIEGAYRPAVPVHRERIPINATVPAVPAAQVSEVLARFPGAGTAKVKVAEPGQTLADDVARVNAVRELVSTVRVDANGGWTVEQAVRAAAALTADGPLEYLEQPCATVDELAELRRHPDMPDVPIAADESIRKADDPLAVVRAGAADIAVLKVAPLGGVSALLDIAAQIDIPVVVSSALDSAVGIAAGLTAAAALPRLRHACGLGTGSLFLDDVATPAAAVDGYLTVGPVTPDPQRLLALAASPERRQWWIDRVKACYPLLVPSSE
- a CDS encoding NADPH-dependent F420 reductase, which encodes MSSISIIGTGNMARAIGALAVAGGNTVEVIGRDQSKAADLAKALGGKATTGEFGAVPAGDIVVVALLYATVVPVVTQYGDALAGKVIVDISNPFNSAADGLAIPDDTSIAQEVAEAAPASASVVKAFNTIFQVVLAKGRPLDVFFAGDDAHAKAHVAEFIKTLGLRPLDVGGLTMAHWLEGMGLVAVGLAKHGVGNLDFALAVTASG
- the fadD8 gene encoding fatty-acid--CoA ligase FadD8: MSDDLLRHPTHNGHLLVGALKRHKNRPVLFLGDTTLTGGQLAERISQYTQAFEALGAGTGVTVGLLALNRPEVLMILGASQTQGYRRTALHPLGSLDDHAYVLSDCGASALIVDPNPAFVERALGLLEKVDSLKQILTIGPVPEALRGVAVDLSAEAAKYEPKPLVVAELPPDHIGGMAYTGGTTGKPKGVLGTTGNIAAMTQIQLAEWEWPETPRFLMCTPLSHAGAAFFTPTVVKGGEMVVLSKFDPAEVLKTIEEQKITATMLVPSMLYALMDHPDSQTRDLSSLETVYYGASAMNPVRLAEAIRRFGPIFAQYYGQSEAPMAITYLPKADHDEKRLTSCGRPTLFARVALLGEDGQPVPQGEPGEICVSGPLLAGGYWNLPEATAETFKDGWLHTGDMAREDEDGFYFIVDRVKDMIVTGGFNVFPREVEDVIAEHAAVAQVCVVGTPDDKWGEAVTAVVVLRADAATDDAAIEAMTAEIQAAVKERKGSVQAPKRVEIVDALPLTGLGKPDKKAVRARFWEGAGRAVG
- a CDS encoding amidohydrolase → MAQADLVVTGTILTVDDARPTAEALAIADGRIIAVGSRSEVAEFIGADTQTVDVGDGCVMPGFIEAHGHPLMEAVALSDRIIDIRPVTISGPDDVVAAIRTEVARRGSTGAYLNGWDALLQSGLPDPTLAWLDDIAPDGPLVIIHNSGHKAYFNSHAAQLNGLTRDTPDPKGAKYGRDANGDLDGTAEEIAAVFPLLGGAISADSYPGMLLAECARLNRAGLTTCSEMAFDPNFGPLVSQLHNQLTVRLRTYEVSNPQMSTAATPGQGDDIMRQVGIKIWVDGSPWIGNIALSFPYLDTEATRSIGIPPGSCGCANYTAEQLREIVGAYFPLGWQMACHVQGDAGVDTILDVYEEALRNNPRDDHRLRLEHVGAIRPEQLQRAADLGVTCSIFVDQIHYWGDVIVDGLFGEERGSRWMPAGSAVATGMRISLHNDPPVTPEEPLRNISVAVTRMAPSGRVLAPEERLTVEQAIRAQTIDAAWQLFADDVVGSLEVGKYADLVVLSADPRTVPPEQIADLDVRATYLAGRQVYGQ
- a CDS encoding TetR/AcrR family transcriptional regulator, with protein sequence MAELEKGPRGLRRGRGARERILSASRQLFRDQGINGTGLDQLCAVAQVSKRTFYQHFTGKDELIAEHLRRFDPDVLPEVFDRTDLTPRDRLLAAFDIHAPLCPFIAAAVEIHDPGHPARIRARDYKKAFAARLTDTAREAGATNPEQLGEQLALLLDGASARNRVLNTETFATAAAIAAVLIDNAIPPPAAPPDAGRNLSTGTVPRAGCGGELSRS
- a CDS encoding YceI family protein, whose protein sequence is MTSAVQYAIVGTGSIGTVLAQRFSDHHVPALFANTRGPETIDVTELSASITPVTLDTALDADVIILAIPFLQVRELGRRRADWSGKIVVDAANAFLVPNSEKILGGRLSTDFNAEAFPGAAVVKSFNQTAATQLAEKRSSEFGRRVVFVSSNDSAASALVAGLCTDLGFAPIELGRIDEGGVLIQARNALVLRNLYELPSELEKSIQVDSTAGRDLTPGTWTIDPVHSSITFSVRHLVVGRVRGRFEDFSGAITVPENGTPSVAVTVAVGSVNTGNPDRDQHLRAPDIFGADEFPTATLVSVDMQGTGKDDWVLVADFTLRGTTKRIPLAFSFLGVSPGMGRGEVAGFEGVIKLKRSDFGVLMDTPVLSGGGPLVGDTVEITVSVEAVKEPSAPTG